The nucleotide sequence CTTGTGGAGTGTTGATATAGACGAACTGCATTGGCTCTAACAATACTGGATTTGCTTGCATCATTGCATCTCTAATACCAAATCTTGCCGCTGGAATCATTTGTGCTGGCCCTCTGTGGATTGCATCTTCGTGCAATACTGCATCCATTAACTTAACTTTAACTCCCTGACATTTCTCTGCTGCTAATGGACCATTTCTCATAGCTTCTTTGAACCCTTGAATGATTAATTCTTTAACTTCATCTAAGTGGACAATACCTCTTGTCATATTAACTAAGACGTTTCCTTCATAGATACACATTACTCTCTTAGCTTCTTCTTGGTCCATTCCTGCCTTAATTAATTCTTGGACAATCTTATCATCTAATTTTCTCTTTGTATCAACATCTGGGATTTTACCTTCTTTATATGCTTGTAAAACTCCCTCTTCTAATGGTTCAACTATGAAGTAGAGCTTGTTGTGCTTGTTTGGAGATTTACTTTCAATCATTGGTGATTGTCCTGTTACTGTCTCTCTGTAGACAACAATTGGCTGTCCAACTTCTACTGGAATTCCAGCATCTCTCTCAATCTTAAGTTTTGTAATAATCTCAATGTGCAACTCTCCCATACCGCTTAATAAGTGCTCTCCTGTTTCTTCATTAATCTCAACTCTAACTGTTGGGTCTTCTCTTGCAACTTGTCTTAAAATTTCAATTAACTTTGGTAAATCTTTTGTATTTTTAGCTTCAATAGCTACTGTAATAACTGGCTCACTGATGTGGGTTATAGCTTCGAATGGCTCAATTATATTGTCTGGGGAACAGATTGTTTCTCCTGCTGAAGCTTCTTTCAAACCAACTAACGCACAGATGTTTCCTGCTGAAATACTCTCTACTGGAATTCTCTCTGGACCCATGAAGACAGACACTTGCTGAATCTTTGCCTTTTGCTGGTTATTTACCATATAAACTTCGTCTCCCTGCTTAATTCTACCACTGAACAATCTACAGACAGAAACAGCTCCAGCGTGTTTATCTACAATAATCTTTGTAATAACTCCTGCTAATGGTCCGTTAGGGTCGCAGTTAAGCATAGCTTTTCCAGCTTCTGATTCCAAATCCCCTTTCCATAAGTGTGGAATTCTGTATTTCTGAGCTTCTGGTGGGCTTGGTAAGTGCTTAATGACCATATCTAAAACAACTTCGTGTAATGGGGCTTTTTCAGCTAATTCATCTTGCTTATCTTC is from Methanocaldococcus bathoardescens and encodes:
- a CDS encoding elongation factor EF-2 — its product is MGKRAKMIAKIKELMEKYDRIRNIGICAHIDHGKTTLSDNLLAGAGMISKELAGEQLALDFDEEEAQRGITIFAANVSMVHTYEGKEYLINLIDTPGHVDFGGDVTRAMRAIDGAIVVVCAVEGVMPQTETVLRQALRERVKPVLFINKVDRLINELKLTPEELQSRFIKIINDINNLIRKMAPEEFKDKWLVRVEDGSVAFGSAYNNWAISVPFMKKSGITFKDIIKYCEEDKQDELAEKAPLHEVVLDMVIKHLPSPPEAQKYRIPHLWKGDLESEAGKAMLNCDPNGPLAGVITKIIVDKHAGAVSVCRLFSGRIKQGDEVYMVNNQQKAKIQQVSVFMGPERIPVESISAGNICALVGLKEASAGETICSPDNIIEPFEAITHISEPVITVAIEAKNTKDLPKLIEILRQVAREDPTVRVEINEETGEHLLSGMGELHIEIITKLKIERDAGIPVEVGQPIVVYRETVTGQSPMIESKSPNKHNKLYFIVEPLEEGVLQAYKEGKIPDVDTKRKLDDKIVQELIKAGMDQEEAKRVMCIYEGNVLVNMTRGIVHLDEVKELIIQGFKEAMRNGPLAAEKCQGVKVKLMDAVLHEDAIHRGPAQMIPAARFGIRDAMMQANPVLLEPMQFVYINTPQDFMGAAMREISNRRGQILDMEQEGDMAIIKAKCPVAEMFGFAGAIRGATQGRCLWSIEFAGYEKVPREMQEQLIKQIRERKGLKLE